The Herbaspirillum sp. DW155 genomic interval AATCTTGTCTTGATGACGGCCACAGGTTCCTTCCCCCTGACGGCGATGCTGGCGCTCAGACTGGAATAACGGCAAAACGTTTCCGATTTATAGCTTGCATTGCAAAAAATCGAGGAAGCAACTGATGCGGCGTGACAGGCGGGTGTTGTGGTAATACACCGCCGATATCTTCTGGCGAAAGCCGCTGTCGTAGTGATCCAGCACACGGACCAGACGCCCCGCCGCCAGGTCGGCATCGGTCATGAAGGCGGACAGGCAGGCGATGCCTTGTCCCTGCAGCGCCAGATGGCGGATGGTTTCGCCGCTGGAGGCGCGGATCGCCGGCCTTACCTGGTAGCGGTCACCTGCGGTGTGGCGCAACGGCCAGTGGTTGAGGCTGTCGGGCTGGGAAAAGCCGATCAGCTGGTGCTGTTCCAGCGCCTCCACCGATTCGGGGGCGCCATGACGGGCCAGGTAGTCCGGACTGGCGACGATGTTCAGACGGGACGAAGTGAGGGGCCGCGCATGCAGGGTGGAATCCTGCAATTCGCCGATGCGGATGGCAATGTCCACACGCTGCTCCACCAGATCGATGAAGCGGTCATGGGTGGTCAGCTCCAGTTCGATGTCGGGATAGGCGGCGCGGAAGGCGCCCACATGCGGTACCACACAGTGCAGCATGAAAGGCACGGCGGCGTCCACGCGCAGTTTGCCGACCGGTTTGCGGCTGCGCATGCGTACGGTGTCTGCGGCCTGCTCCATGGCGGCCAGGATGGCGCGCGCCTGCTCCAGGAAGGCTTCGCCCTCTTCGGTCAGCTCCATGCGGCGCGTGGTGCGGGTCAGGAGCCTGGCCCCCAGCTTGTCTTCCAGACGCGACAATGCGCGGCTCACGCCCGAGGTGGTCTGTTCCAATACTTCGGCTGCAGCCGACAGGGTGCCGGCTTCCACGACGGCGACGAAGGTACGCAATTCCTCCGATTGAATCGTCATTGTTGACTCCAGATCAAATATTCTTTGATTGTAAGGGCATTTTTCTCAACAAAGACGGCGCGCACAATCCTTCATATCGCTGGCAATCCATCACCGATGGACCAGCCTGAACCCCTCACTCCACAAGGATTGCCATGCCAATTGCACTTTGGGCGCTGACCATCAGCGCCTTCGCCATCGGGACTACCGAGTTCGTCATCATGGGTCTGCTGCCGCAGGTCGCCACCAATCTGGGCGTGAGCCTGTCCTCGGCCGGTCTGCTGGTAACCGGCTATGCGCTGGGCGTATTCGTGGGCGCCCCGTTGGTCACGGCGACCACCGGACGCCTGCCGCGCAAGACCTTGCTGATCGCCTTGATGGTGGTCTTCGTGGTGGGCAACCTGGCCTGCGCCATCGCGCCGGGCTATGCCACGCTGATGATCGGGCGCGTGGTGGCTTCCTTCGCCCATGGCGCCTTCTTCGGCGTTGGTTCGGTGGTGGCCACCAGCCTGGTGCCCAAGGAAAAGCAGGCCTCCGCCATCGCCCTGATGTTCACCGGCCTGACGGTGGCCAACGTGCTGGGCGTCCCCTTCGGCACCTGGCTGGGCCAGAGTTATGGCTGGCGCGCTACCTTCTGGGCGGTGACCGCCATCGGCGTGATCGCGCTGGCCGCCACGGCCGTGCTGGTGCCGCGCTCGCAAGGCGGAGACGAAGCCGACTTCGGCCAGGAAGTGCGCGTGCTGATGCGCCCGCAGGTCATGCTGGGGCTGCTGATGACGGTACTGGGCTTTGGCGGCGTGTTCGCGGCCTTCACCTATATCGCCCCGATCCTGACGGACATCAGCGGTTTTCCGCCCTCTGCGGTCTCGCCCATCCTGTTGCTGTTCGGCCTGGGACTGGTGATCGGCAACCTGGCCGGCGGCAAGCTGGCTGACCGGAAGCTCATGGCCACCCTGCTGGGTAGCCTGGTGCTGCTGGCGGTGGTGCTGGTGCTGTTCGGACTGACCAATGAAAACAAGATCGCCGCCATCATCGGCGTGGGCCTGATGGGCATAGCAGCGTTCGCCACCGTGCCGCCGCTGCAGATGCGCGTGCTGGAAAAGGCGACCGGTGCGCCCAACCTGGCCTCGTCGGCCAACATCGCCGCCTTCAACCTGGGCAATGCGGCCGGGGCCTGGCTGGGTGGTGTGACCATCGATCATGGACCGGGGCTGCATGCGGTGCCTTACGTTGCAGCACTGCTGCCGCTGGCAGGCATCGTGGTGGCGCTGATGAGCTGGAAGATGGACGCCAGCCCGGCCGCACTGTCCCGCGCGAACGCACCACCAGCTGCTGATCCCCGGAGAGCGCCATGAGCCATTCCGCAAACGCCACCGCGCCCACATCGCCCTGACGGGGGTTTCCTGCGCTACGATACCTTCAACGAACGCAAGATCATTCCGTCGTCCTGAAGGGCTGAGCCGGTCATCAACGGACGAAAAAAAGAGCTTGCCGCGGCAAGCTCTTTTCACGTCTGACATCAGCTTCAATGAATCCAAAGCGAACGATCAGGCACCCTTCTTGATCCAGGCCGCCAGTTGATGCGGCCCCAGGCCGTCATATTCTTCGAACGGCTGGTGAATCCACGGGTTGGTCGGCAGGTAGTCGATGTGGAAATCAGGTTCCACGACCGAGCAGGCCTTCCACCACAACACGGCACTCTTGATCTCGGTGACGGAAGGATAATGTTCCTTCAGGTGGACCATCACCTTCTGCAGGGTCACGCCGGAATCGACCAGATCGTCCACCAGCAGGATGCGGCCACCCAGGCTGCCCTTGGTGATGGTGATGTACTTGGCGATGTCCAGGGAGCTGCGGATGGTGCCGGCGGCTTCACGGTAGGAGCTGGTCGAGAGGATCGCCAGCGGGACATCGAAAATGCGCGACATCACGTCACCCGGGCGCAGGCCGCCGCGCGCCAGGCACAGCACCTGGTCGAACTGGTAGCCGGACTCGTAGACCTTCAATGCCAGTCGTTCGATCAGGCGGTTGTAGTCGTCCCAGGAGACCCAGAGGTCTTTGTCGTCAGAGATCTTCATATTCTTGATTGCTTCGTAGTGCCTTGTTGCCCT includes:
- a CDS encoding LysR substrate-binding domain-containing protein: MTIQSEELRTFVAVVEAGTLSAAAEVLEQTTSGVSRALSRLEDKLGARLLTRTTRRMELTEEGEAFLEQARAILAAMEQAADTVRMRSRKPVGKLRVDAAVPFMLHCVVPHVGAFRAAYPDIELELTTHDRFIDLVEQRVDIAIRIGELQDSTLHARPLTSSRLNIVASPDYLARHGAPESVEALEQHQLIGFSQPDSLNHWPLRHTAGDRYQVRPAIRASSGETIRHLALQGQGIACLSAFMTDADLAAGRLVRVLDHYDSGFRQKISAVYYHNTRLSRRISCFLDFLQCKL
- a CDS encoding MFS transporter, with translation MPIALWALTISAFAIGTTEFVIMGLLPQVATNLGVSLSSAGLLVTGYALGVFVGAPLVTATTGRLPRKTLLIALMVVFVVGNLACAIAPGYATLMIGRVVASFAHGAFFGVGSVVATSLVPKEKQASAIALMFTGLTVANVLGVPFGTWLGQSYGWRATFWAVTAIGVIALAATAVLVPRSQGGDEADFGQEVRVLMRPQVMLGLLMTVLGFGGVFAAFTYIAPILTDISGFPPSAVSPILLLFGLGLVIGNLAGGKLADRKLMATLLGSLVLLAVVLVLFGLTNENKIAAIIGVGLMGIAAFATVPPLQMRVLEKATGAPNLASSANIAAFNLGNAAGAWLGGVTIDHGPGLHAVPYVAALLPLAGIVVALMSWKMDASPAALSRANAPPAADPRRAP
- a CDS encoding phosphoribosyltransferase family protein produces the protein MKISDDKDLWVSWDDYNRLIERLALKVYESGYQFDQVLCLARGGLRPGDVMSRIFDVPLAILSTSSYREAAGTIRSSLDIAKYITITKGSLGGRILLVDDLVDSGVTLQKVMVHLKEHYPSVTEIKSAVLWWKACSVVEPDFHIDYLPTNPWIHQPFEEYDGLGPHQLAAWIKKGA